Part of the Candidatus Kapaibacterium sp. genome, GCGGCGCTTCCGCGAAGAATTGGCTGGTGCCCTCAAAGGCTCAATCCTGGCTGTCTTGTTGGTGCTGGCCTTACTCTTTTTCACCAAGCAAGAATACGATTCGCGCCTTACCTTGGCTTACTTCGGAGTATTGTTGCTTGGCTCACTAGTAACAGGCCGACGCCTTGTTTGGAGTATTATCCGGGCAGTGCGGCAGCGCGGTTATAACCACGTTCCTGTTGTAATAGTCGGTACGGGCCGAACGGCGCGTCAGTTGGCCCGCTCGCTAGTGCAACACCGCTGGACAGGCCTTCGGCTCTACGGTTACATCGAAGATCGTCCCTCGCGCTGGACAAACGACCTGTATATCGTCGGCAGCATCAATGATCTGCCTCGACTCGTCCAGGAAAAGGGGATTCGCCAAGTGTTCATCGCTTTACCTTGGAAGCGCTTCGAGGAAGCCCGACGTGTGTTTTCTGTTTTGGCCGATTCCTTAGCCGAGGTCCGCCTAGTCGTGGATACCCCCAGCTTGGTTCCCTTTGCGCTCACCACCACGCAATTCGATGGCATGACCATTGTCAACCTGCGTGAAAGTCCCTATGTAGGGGTCAATCGCTTCCTCAAACGGCTCATGGACATCACCATTTCGCTGATTGCACTGATTGTACTATCGCCGCTCATGCTGGTAATCGCCGTCATGATTAAGCTCACCAGTCGGGGGCCTGTTTTTTACCGCCAAGAGCGCTGCGGTCTGGATGGGAAAGTGTTTCACATGCTTAAGTTTCGCACTATGCGAGTTGACGCCGAGCGAGAAACTGGACCGGTCTTCACTAAGCCGAACGATCCGCGACGCACTTGGTTCGGTGCCCTGCTGCGGCGCTGCAGTCTAGACGAACTCCCCCAACTGTTCAATGTATTGAAGGGCGACATGAGTCTGGTCGGCCCGCGCCCTGAACGTCCTTACTTTGTGGCACGATTCCGAAAAACCATTCCCCATTACATGGCC contains:
- a CDS encoding undecaprenyl-phosphate glucose phosphotransferase → MIRRVHQGIVWCFVLVDALLTAGAWLGAYYWRCSGWPISLYHAPPSEEICWHLTPAVVVLAVIAFRWVGLYEIHRLRRFREELAGALKGSILAVLLVLALLFFTKQEYDSRLTLAYFGVLLLGSLVTGRRLVWSIIRAVRQRGYNHVPVVIVGTGRTARQLARSLVQHRWTGLRLYGYIEDRPSRWTNDLYIVGSINDLPRLVQEKGIRQVFIALPWKRFEEARRVFSVLADSLAEVRLVVDTPSLVPFALTTTQFDGMTIVNLRESPYVGVNRFLKRLMDITISLIALIVLSPLMLVIAVMIKLTSRGPVFYRQERCGLDGKVFHMLKFRTMRVDAERETGPVFTKPNDPRRTWFGALLRRCSLDELPQLFNVLKGDMSLVGPRPERPYFVARFRKTIPHYMARHLVKAGITGWAQVNGWRGDTSLRKRLQYDLYYITHWNPWFDLRILWLTLWQGLVHRNAY